The following DNA comes from bacterium.
GAGACTCCCACCAGATCGGCGCAGAGCGGGTCGAGGCTCGTGGTCTCGGTGTCCACGGCGAACACGCCCTTGGCCCGGATCGCCGTGATCAGGTCGTCCAGCGCATCGAGCGAAACCACCAGACGGTAGTCGTGCGCCGGGGCTGCGGCGGCTGACTCCGCGGGGGCGGCCTGTGGCCCGGCCTGGGCGTTGAACCCCAGGCCGAAGCGCTCGCGCAGCTTGAATATCTCGTGACGGCGGAACAGCTCATCCAGCACCGCGGCATCCGGCTCCTGCCGCTGCAGGGACTCAATCGTCACCGGCAGCACCAGGTCGGTGCGGATCGTGACCAGCTCGCGGGAAAGAAGGGCCTGGTCGCGGCCCTCTGTCAGCTTGTTGCGCACGCCCTCGGGCTTCACCTGGTCCAGGCGTTCGTAAAGGCTGTCCAGCGAGCCGAACTCCTGCAGGAGCTTTACCGCGGTCACCTTGCCGATCCCGCGCACCCCGGGCACGTTGTCCGAGCTGTCGCCCATCAGGGCGAGCAGGTCCACGGTCTGACCGGCAGTCACCCCCAGACGCTCGTGGGCGTTGGAGGTGTCGACCCACTCGGCATCCTCGCCCTGGCCGTGTGGGTTGTAGAGTTTCACCCCCGGGCCGATGAGCTGGTAGAAATCCTTATCCCCCGAGACTATCACCGCCTCCATCCCGGCCGCGGCGATCCGGCGGGCCAGTGTGCCGATCACGTCATCCGCCTCGAACCCCTCCAGCTCGCAGATCGGGATACGCAGGCCGCGCTCGATCAGCTCGCGCGCAGGCGCAATCTGGCTGCGCATGTCCTCGGGCATTTTTTCGCGCGTGGCCTTATATTGGCTGTACATCTGGTGGCGGAAAGTAGGCTTGCCGCTGTCGAACACGAAAGCCAGGTATTCGGGCGCGCATTTTTCGAGCAGGCGTCCAAGCTGGAGCAGAAGGCCGAACAGAGCGCTGGTGTCCTCGCCGCGCGAGTTGCGCAGCGGGTTGCGGATGAAGGCGAAATGCGCCCGGTACAGCATGGCGTAGGCGTCGAGAAGAAAAACTTGTTTGGACAAAGTTGTAACTCCTGTGGAACGTTTGGTGTCTATTCGTGGTATTTGAATGATGCCGGGTGCCGGGGGCGCAAGTCAAGTGTTTTCTGGTTCCGGTCCGGGGAGGCTGGGGTTGACGGCGGGAAAAACTTTCCAGGCAAGGGCTTGCCTTTCTCCACGTTCCTTGACTTGCCGCTGATGCAATAGTAAGTTTTTTCCTCATACAAGTTTGGCGCGAGCGGGTCGCGCGCCGCAAGACGGGTCTCTCCTCCGGCCGGGAGTCCCCTTGTCCCGCATTCCGGTGTGCAGACCCACCGGAGCAGAACAGGAAGTTGCTCGGCAGTGTAAAATTATCAGGAATTATCCAGTAATCAGCGGTCGGAGCGATGAGCACATACAGTTTCGGACATCCCAGGGGATCGGCGGTCTCGGATGAGATTAGCCTGACCAAGACCCTTATCCTCTCGATACTGCTGCACCTTCTGCTGCTGCTCACCCTCGGCCACGCGATCAAGGCGCTGGACGAGGCGATGGCCGAACAGGCCAAAGCCGAGGAGGAGCAGCAGCGGGATGTCACGTTTGTGTTCGTGGACACCCCCGAGGAAGCCAAGGAAAGCCCGGTCAAGCAGGTCTCGCCCTATTTCTCGGACAAGAACCTGGCCGCAGCCAACCAGTCCGCCCCGGACAAGCTGGCCCTCGGGCAGCCATATCAGGAGGGCCAGACCGAAGTCCCCAACATGTCCAACCCGCAGACCCAGCCTCCAGGTCAACCGCAACCGCAACAGCAGGCGCCACAGCAGCAGCAACCACCGCAACCGCAGCCGCCCCAGCCGGAGCAGCAGCACACTCGGCAGGACAACCAGCCCCAGCCGGTGGAGGGTGGCGACTCGAAGCAGTACGACGCCATGCGCGAGCTGGAGGCGTTGAGCAAACTCACGCCCCCCAGGAAAGAGCAGCAGTTCCTGCCGCCCAGCTCGCCCTCCGGGCCCAGCGGCGGCCCCTCCGAGCCCGAGGCGCCCCGTTACGACAACCGCGAAAGCCGGGCGCAGTACGGGGCCGGGTTCTCCTTGAGCACCTACAACTGGAACTGGGCGCCCTACCTGAAAGAGCTGAAAAAGAAGATCGAGAGCAATATCTACCCACCCCCGGCGTTCTACATGGGTCTGGCCCGCGGGCGAACTTTCCTGCGCTTCAAGATCATGCCCGACGGTACGATCAAGGATTTCGAGCTGATCGGCTACTCGGGCCACGAGTCGCTCAAGAACACGAGTGTCAAAGCCATTGAATCATCCCTGCCGTTCCTGCCGTTGCCCAGCGATTTCCCTGAGGAATACCTGGAGCTGCGGGTCGGCTTTTATTACAATGAAAACATTCACTGACCACACCGTTTGATTCCTCGGGACGGAAGCAGAATCGGGAGACAAGATGCTGGAACTGTTCAAGCAGGGCGGCATACTGATGTACCCGCTGGCGGTCTGTTCGATAGTGGCGCTGGCGATAATCCTGGAACGGACTTTCAATCTTCGGCGGACGAAGATAATCCGGCCCGAGATCATCAACGTGATCGAGAACATCAAGGGCCCCGAGGACCTGGGCCTGGCCTACTCGATCTGTGAGAAGAACCCCGGGCCGTTCTCGCAGCTCGTGCTCACCGCTCTGGAGATGAAAGACCTGCCCAAGGAGGAGATCAAGGAGGGCATCGCCGACAGCGGCCGCCAGCAAATGCACAAGCTGGAGCGCGGCCTGACGGTGCTCGAGACCATCGCCGCCATCGCCCCCCTGCTGGGTATCCTGGGCACGGTGCTGGGCATGATCC
Coding sequences within:
- a CDS encoding DNA polymerase I, producing the protein MSKQVFLLDAYAMLYRAHFAFIRNPLRNSRGEDTSALFGLLLQLGRLLEKCAPEYLAFVFDSGKPTFRHQMYSQYKATREKMPEDMRSQIAPARELIERGLRIPICELEGFEADDVIGTLARRIAAAGMEAVIVSGDKDFYQLIGPGVKLYNPHGQGEDAEWVDTSNAHERLGVTAGQTVDLLALMGDSSDNVPGVRGIGKVTAVKLLQEFGSLDSLYERLDQVKPEGVRNKLTEGRDQALLSRELVTIRTDLVLPVTIESLQRQEPDAAVLDELFRRHEIFKLRERFGLGFNAQAGPQAAPAESAAAAPAHDYRLVVSLDALDDLITAIRAKGVFAVDTETTSLDPLCADLVGVSLAWELGVAYYIPVAHAEGPNLDRGSVLARLKPLLESESVGCIGQNIKYDLLVFSRYGIAVRAIVGDPMLASYLLDPGRRSHGLDSLALWLFNHKMISYEEVTGRGKEQVLFDRVPVDAACAYSAEDADMALAAALELERRLNDQGGLLPDLYRKVELPLIPVLAR
- a CDS encoding TonB C-terminal domain-containing protein → MSTYSFGHPRGSAVSDEISLTKTLILSILLHLLLLLTLGHAIKALDEAMAEQAKAEEEQQRDVTFVFVDTPEEAKESPVKQVSPYFSDKNLAAANQSAPDKLALGQPYQEGQTEVPNMSNPQTQPPGQPQPQQQAPQQQQPPQPQPPQPEQQHTRQDNQPQPVEGGDSKQYDAMRELEALSKLTPPRKEQQFLPPSSPSGPSGGPSEPEAPRYDNRESRAQYGAGFSLSTYNWNWAPYLKELKKKIESNIYPPPAFYMGLARGRTFLRFKIMPDGTIKDFELIGYSGHESLKNTSVKAIESSLPFLPLPSDFPEEYLELRVGFYYNENIH
- a CDS encoding MotA/TolQ/ExbB proton channel family protein, whose protein sequence is MLELFKQGGILMYPLAVCSIVALAIILERTFNLRRTKIIRPEIINVIENIKGPEDLGLAYSICEKNPGPFSQLVLTALEMKDLPKEEIKEGIADSGRQQMHKLERGLTVLETIAAIAPLLGILGTVLGMIQLFRNIAQFGIGQATALASGIQVALITTAAGLMIAIPAIVGYNYYSNRVDSYVLELEYWASALMNKLLSFRQHKPHSAATLKQAAE